The genomic segment AGATCACCCCGAGCTCGTCGGCGTTGGCATCCGACGACACCTGTCGCGCGGATTGGGCTTGCTTGATTGCGGCGATGACGAATTCGGCCAACGGATGCTCAGCGGTCTCATCCTCGATGGGGCGGGTCGCGGAGAAGTGCAATCCCAACATGTCCCTGAAGACCACTGGGCCGAGCCGTTCTTCGGCGGCGAGCACCTGACGTATCAGCAGCTGCAGCATTGACGACAGGTCGCCGGCCCCGCTCGTCTTGGCGGCGAGTTTGGCCACGATTTTGGTTTCTTCGGCCCGCTCCAGCTCGACGAGGATGTGCTCTTTGGTCGGAAAGTGGAAGTAGAAGGTGCCCCGCGCGACCCCGGTGGCCGCGGCGATGGCCGCGACGTCGGTACCCGCCAATCCGGATCGCCCGATCTCGGCGACCGCAGCATCGAAAAGACGCGCGCGCGTTTGGAGTCGCTGCGCCTCACGACCGACCGGGGTAGTCCGGGAGGCCGGTGTCGTCGACGGCATGGCAGGAAACGTACGGGTTTCACTGGCGGGTGTCAATGACGGCTGTCAGCGAAACTTCATGACGCAGTCCGCGGGGCGGACCAAGCCCGGCCCGGGCGTAACCTCTGTGCGAAATGGCGGTCGAAATCTCGCAGCGGCGTTACGCTGACGCGGCCAGAAGAAGGGGTCGAAAGGGTGAGGTGGGCCGGAATGGATTTCGAACTCGACGCCGGGCAGTACGCGTGGCTGACCGAGGTTCGCGAATTCCTTTCCGAGAACGTCACCCCGGAATTGAGGGCCGAACTGGCCGAGCACGATCTCGAATTGCCCAACGGCGAGGTGGCCCGTTTTCGCCGCAAGATCGGTGCCAAGGGTTGGTTCGGACTGAACTGGCCGCGTGAGTACGGCGGTCTCGCCGGACAGGGAGGCCTCGGCGCGGTGCATCAACATCTGCTGATGAGCGAATTCGAATACGCCGGCGTGCCCGGGCCCGATCTCACGGTCACGTCGGTAGCGCCGATGATCATGCGGCACGGCACCGAGCAGAACAAGACCGAATGGCTTCCGATGATCGCCAAGGGCGAAATGATCTGCGCCGTCGGCTATTCCGAGGCCGAGGCCGGAACGGACCTGGCTAGCCTGCGGACTCGGGCGACGCGAGATGGCGACCATTGGGTGATCAACGGCAGCAAGATCTGGAACAGCGGGGCGCAGCGCGCCACCCACGAGTGGCTCTGTGTGCGAACGGATCCGAACGGTGTGCGCCATCGCGGGATTTCGGTCATCATCGTGCCTATCGACAGCCCGGGGGTCTCGATCCGGCCGCTGTACGCGTGGTCGGGCTACCGCACCAACGAGGTCCATTTCGACGATGTGCGGGTCCCTGTCTCGAACCTGATCGGAGAGGTCAACCGCGGCTGGACTTACATCACCGGCGCGCTCGATCTGGAACGCGGAGCGCTGACCAATGCCGGCGATCTGCGTCGGGCGGTGGACGAGTTATGCGACCTGGCCCGCCGCCCGCGACGCGACGGTTCGGTGCCCGCCGACGATGCGGGCCTGCGGCGCCGGCTGGCGCAGGCCGAGGCCGACGTCGAGGTGGCGACGTTGACGGGTTACGAGGCCTCCTCGATCCTGGACAGCGGCGTGATTCCCACCGTCGAGGTCAGCGTCGAGAAGATCTTCACCAGTGAACTGCGGCAGCGTATCGCCGATCTGGCGCTCGATCTGCTCGGCCCCGACGGACTGCTCGCCCATCGCAACGAAAGCGCCCCTCTGGCAGGCAAATTCGAGCGGCTGTATCGGGCCGCTCCATTGATGCGCTTCGGTGGCGGCACCAACGAGGTGCTCCGTGATGTGATCGCCCAGCGTGGCCATGGAATGCCGTCCTATGGGCGGTGAGGCGTGAAAGCGATCCCCACCGCTGAACAGCGCGATTTCGCCTCGTCGGTGCGCGCCCTGCTGGCCGCGGAGTGCCCGGTGAGTCTGGTGCGTGCACTCGCTGAACCGGGCGCCGACCGAAGCACCCCGGCGCTGTGGAACACCCTGGCCGACGCCGGTGTGTTCGGGCTCGCCGTCGCCGAGGAGTACGGCGGGTCGGGTGGCTCGCTGGACGACCTCGCCGTGTTCTATACCGAGGCCGGCCGCGGCCTGTGCCCCACGGCAGTGCACAGCACCATCGCGGCGGCGCTGGCGATCGACCAGCTCGGTTCGTCGGACGTCAAGGCCGCGTGGCTGCCGGGTCTGGCAGGCGGGAAGGTCCGCGGCACGACGGCGTTGTGGAATGTCGCCGACGCCTCGGATATTTCGCCTAAGCTGCATGCGGATTCGGGCTCATCCGGCTGGCGGCTCAACGGAATAGCCGACTATGTCGCCGACGCCGACGTCGCGGACCTGATCGTGGTGTCAGCCTCGGCGGGCGGGCGCACGCTGGTCTTCGCCGTTGCCGCCCGCGCGACCGGGGTGAGCATGGAGCCGCTGGCCATGGCAGGCGGATACCGGGCGTTCACGGTCCGGTTCGACGATGTGACGGTCGGCGCCGAAGCGCTGCTCGACGCTGACCCACCGGATCGGACCGCGTTGCGCCGCTTGGCCAATGCGGCGGTGTCGTTGGTATCACTTGACCTGGTCGGGGTCGGTCAGGCGGTGCTGGACCGCACCGTCGAGTACACCAAGCTGCGTCATCAGTTCGGCCGTCCGATCGCCTCGTTCCAGGCGGCACAGCATCTGATCGCCAACATGCACATTGCCTTGGCGGCGGCGCGATTGGCCGCGCATTCCGCCGTCTTCTGGATCGGGCGAGGACAGCCGGCGACCCGCCAAACCGCCATTGCGCGTATGCATTCCGCGACAGCGGCCCGGCGGGTCACGCTGGATGCGCATCAGCTGCACGGCGGGATCGGTTACGTGACCGAAACCGATCTGCACTTGTGGACCGAGCGGGCAAGGCTCGGTTCAACTCTCGGCGGTGGGGCAGAAGTCGCCGCGGTCTGGCTGGAGGAAACGTTGGAGGAAACCCGTGAGTGAGGACACCCTGATCGACGCCGAGTCGGCGTCGCGCGTGGGTACCGTCGCCGCGACCGCGACCGGCGAGGTGAATCGGCGTGATTGGCAGCGGTGGGCGGCGGCGGTCGGTGACCACAATCCGCTGTACTTCGATCCGGACTACGCCCGCGCCAACGGCTTTCGCGACATCGTTTGCCCGCCGCTGTATCTGCAGTACGCGGTGCTCGGCGTCGCGCGACTCGATTCGTTGCGGCCGGACGGTTCCTCGGGTGCGGTTTCGGGAAGTCTCGCGTTTCCACGTGCTCCCAAACGGATGGCCGGTGGTGAGAGCTTCACCTTTCATCTGCCGTCCTATCACCGCGACGAGATCGAAATGGTGCGCACCGTCGAGTCCATCGTCGAAAAGCGCGGTCGCTCCGGCAAATTCGTGTTGGTCACCTGGCGCACGGTGTACCACAACCAGCACAACGAGCTGGTCGCCGAAGCGTCGACGTCGATGATCGCCCGACCCTAGGAACGTGATGACTGCACAGGTCTTTTACGACGACGTCGCTGTGGGCGACCAGATCCCCACGCTGACCGTCACCGCCGACGAGACGCAGCTGTTCTTCTTCAGCGCCGCCACCTACAACGGTCACCGCATCCACTACGACAAGGGGTGGGCCCGCGACGTGGAGGGGTACGACAACGTGTTGGTGCACGGTCCGCTTCAGGCGGCGCTGCTGGCCCGCGCGCTCGGCGACTGGATCGGCGGTCGTGGTCGTCTGGTCTCCTTCTCGGTGCAAAACCGGGCGACCGCGTTGCCCGGTGAGTCGCTGACGTTCGGCGGGGTGGTCACCGGCAAGCGCCTGACGGACGGTGCCGGGCTGGTGGATCTCGAGATCGGCGGCCGCCGCGACGACACCGTGCTGATGCCCGGCACCGCGACGGTTCAGCTGCCGCTGCGCGGAACGCCGTCGTGACCGGACTGCGGGGCGAAGCCGCGATCGTCGGCATCGCGGAGTTGCCGGCGCAGCGCCGTCCGGCCGGGCCGCCGCTGTTCACCCTCGACCAGTACGCGCTGCTGGCGAAGATGGCCGTGGAGGATGCCGGTGTCGATCCGGCGCGCATCAACGGCCTGCTGACCCATGGGGTGGCGGAATCGGCGATGTTCGCGCCGGCGACGCTGTGCGAATACCTCGGCCTGGCCCTGGATTTCGGCGAGCGTGTCGACCTCGGCGGGGCCACGTCCGCCGGAATGATCTGGCGGGCTGCCGCCGCGATCGAGTTGGGAATCTGCGATGCCGTGCTTGCCGTCGTGCCCGGATCGGCATCGGTGCCGCAATCCGAACGGAAATCTTCAGAACCGGCCGCGGCCCCGAATTGGTTTGGGGCATCGTCGAATAACTATGGGTCGCCGCAGGCCGAGTTCGAAATCCCGTACGGCAACCTGGGCCAGAACGCACCGTACGCGCAGATCGCGCAGCGCTACGCTGCGGAATTCGGTTACGACCCCGCCGCGGTCGCCAAGATCGCGGTCGACCAGCGCACCAATGCCGGTGCGCATCCCGGCGCGGTTTTCCACGGCACCCCGCTCACCGTCGAGGACGTCCTCGCCAGCCCGATGATAGCCGATCCGATCCACCTGCTCGAAACGGTGATGCGTGTGCATGGGGGAGTCGGCGTCCTGCTCGCCAATGCCGACGTCGCCCGCCGCAGCCGTCACCGCCCCGTGTGGATCAAAGGTTTTGGCGAGCACATCGCATTCAAGACGCCGACCTACGCCGAGGACTTGCTGCACACCCCGATCACGCGCGCCGCCGACAAGGCGTTTGCGATGTCCGGGCTGAACCGGTCGGACGTCGATGTCGCCTCGATCTACGACTGCTACACGATCACGGTCCTGATGAGCCTGGAAGATGCCGGCTTCTGCGCCAAGGGCGATGGCATGTCCTGGGTCGCCGAGCACGACCTGACCTACCGTGGTGACTTCCCGCTCAACACCGCCGGCGGCCAGCTGTCGTTCGGACAGGCCGGCATGGCCGGCGGCATGCACCATGTCGTCGACGGTGCGCGCCAGGTCATGGGCCGGGCCGGCGATGCCCAGGTACCGGACTGTCACACCGCGTTCGTCACCGGCAACGGCGGCATCATGAGCGAGCAGGTCGCGCTGATCATGCGGGGGGACTGACGCCTTGAGTACCGAACCCCGTCCGGTTCCCGAGCCCACCCCGGTGTCGAAGCCCTTCTGGGATGGCCTGGCGCAGCACCGAATCGTGGTGCAGTACTCGCCCTCGCTGCGACGCTACGTGTTCTACCCGCGCACGCTCGCCCCGGGATCCCTGGCCGATGACCTGGAATGGCGCGAAATCGATGGTGCGGGAGCGTTGTACACCTTCACGGTTGCCCGCAGACCCACCGGCCCGCCCTGGGCAGATGCGGTGCCGCAATTGCTCGCAGTCGTGCAGTGGGATGCTGGACCCCGGATCAGCACCGAACTGGTCGACATCGACCCGAGCGACATCCGGATTGGTATGCGGGTGGAGCCGGTGTTCTACGATCTGCCCGAGGCCGGCATCACCTTGTTGCGATATCGGCCCGCGTGACCTCAACGGTGAGGTCGGAGGTACAGATGGACGATGCCGTGCAGGCGATGCTCGACCAGTTGAGCGCGGGGTTTCGGCGCGGCGCGCTCGCCACCGACCCGCGCTGGCACCGGGCATACCGAGACGTCTCGATATGCCCGAGGTAAGCGACGCCATCGTGATCGGCGCCGGGTTCGCCGGGCTCTACGCCGTGCACCGGCTCGCGACATCGGGCTTGTCGGTGATCGCCGTCGAGGCGGCCCCCGATGTGGGCGGCACGTGGTACTGGAATCGCTATCCGGGAGCGCGATGCGACGTCGAAAGCGTGGACTACTCCTACTCTTTCGACGACGACCTGCAGAAGAGCTGGCAGTGGAGCGAGCGCTTCGCCGCTCAGCCCGAGATCCTGGCCTACCTGCGCCACGTCGCCGACCGATTCGAGCTGCGTCGCCATTACCGATTCGGTCTCGACGTGGTCGGTGCCACGTTCGACCTGGGCGACGGTCGCTGGCACGTCCAGACCGCGACCGGTCAAACATATGCGGCACGATTTCTGTTATGCGCCACCGGTTGCCTGTCGGCGGTGAATCGGCCCAATATCGCAGGCGTTGAGGACTTTTCGGGCGAGGTGTATTTCACGGCCGCGTGGCCGCGCGAAGATCCCGATCTGCGTGACAAGCTGGTGGGCCTGATCGGCACGGGATCGTCCGGGATCCAGGTGACGCCGATCATTGCCGCCCAAGCCCGGAAACTCGTCGTGTTTCAGCGATCGGCGAACTACACAATTCCCATGCCCAACCGGCCGTGGTCGATCGAGGAGCTACGAGAGATCCAGGAGCAGTATCCCGAGCGTCGCCGGGCGTCGGCGTACGCATCGGCCGGCACACCGCACGGCACCTACCCCAAGAACGCCGTCGACGCCGGACCCGAGGAGCAGGCCGAGGCGTTGTGGAAGCGCTGGCGCGAAGGTGGCGTTCTTTTCGCCAAGACTTTCCCCGACCAGACCAGCGATCTGGCCGCCAACGACGTCGCCCGGCGGTTCGCCGAGGAGCGGATCCGGGAAATCGTCACAGATCCCGTCGTCGCAACCGATCTCATTCCGGTCGACCATCCGATCGGAACCAAACGGATCTGCACGGACAACGGGTACTACGCCAGCTTCAACCGCGACAACGTGGAGCTGGTGAACCTGCGCCGCGAGCCCATCCGAGAGATCACCCCGCATGGGGTACGCACCAGCGAAGCGACCTATCCGCTCGACGTGCTGATCTTCGCCACCGGCTTCGACGCCATGACGGGGGCGTTGACGCGAATAAACCCGTGCGGTCCCGGGGGAGAGCGACTGCGGGACATCTGGCATGACGGGCCGCTGACCTTCCTCGGTCTGATGGTGCCCGGTCTGCCGAATCTGTTCACGATCAGCGGGCCGGGAAGTCCGTCGGTGCTGGCGAACATGGTGCTGCACGCCGAGGTTCAGGTCGACTGGGTCATCGACCTGATTCACGCCGCGCGACAACAGGGGGCGAGCGAGGTCGAGCCGCGCCTCGACGCGGCCGTGGCGTGGACCGATCAGGTGGCCCAGGCCGCCGAGCGGACGCTGTTCCCGAGGGCCGCGTCGTCGTGGTATCTGGGTGCCAACATCGAAGGCAAGAAGCGCACCTTCATGCCGTATATCGGAGGGTTCGGTACCTACCGGCGCCACTGTGATGATGTGGCCCAACACAATTACGCCGGGTTGGTGTTGACGACGAGATCAAAGGGAAAGTGAGACAGTGCCGGAGACGGTTCAGCAGTTATTGCGGCTGCGCAGGCATGACGACACGCCCGCGATCGCACACGGCGAGGCCACCTGGACTTGGCGTGAGCACCTGGCCGAGGCCGAGGCCGAGGCGGCGGCGGTGATTGCCCTCGCCGACCCGGACCGCCCGTTACACGTCGGTGCCGCGCTGGGCAATTCACCGCCGATGCTGCGCGCGATGGCCGCCGCCGCGCTGGGCGGCTATGTGCTGTGCGGGCTCAACACCACCCGCCGCGGGCCCGCGCTGCTTTCCGATATCCAGCGCTCCGACTGTCAGATCCTGCTGATGGACGACGAGCACCTGCCCTTGTTGGAAGGTCTTGATCTCGCGGGAATTCAGGTTCTGAACGTGGGATCGGTGCGCTACGCCGATCTGGTGGCCGCGGCGCCGCCCATGACTGCGCACCGCGAGGTCACCGCCGCCGACACGTTCATGATGATCTTCACCTCCGGAACCAGCGGCAATCCCAAGGCCGTGCGGTTCGCACACGGAATGGCGATCATGTGCGGCGCCAGCCTGGTCTTTCAGTACGACATCACCGCGGCCGATGTCTGCTATCTGGCGATGCCGCTGTTTCACTCCAACGGCGTTGCCGCCGGTTGGGCCGTCGCCGTGGGCAGCGGGGCGCTGATGGTCCCCGCCAAGTTCTCGCCATCGCGGTTCATCGATGATGTCCGCCGCTACGGCGTGACCTACCTGAATTACGTCGGCAAGCCGCTTTCGCTGATCCTTTCCACCCCCGAGCGTCCCGACGACGCCGACACGACGCTGCGTATGGCGTTCGGCAACGAGGCCACCGATCGCGATATCACGGAATTTGCCCGGCGTTTCGGTTGCCGGGTGGTCGACAGCTTTGGGTCCAGCGAGTTCGCGGTGATCGTGGTGCGCGAGGACGGCACGCCGCCCGGCTCGATCGGCAAGCCGTATCCCGGTGTCAGCATTTATGACCCCACAACTTTGACGGAGTGCGCAGTCGCGCAGTTCGACGAACACGGCGCGCTGACCAACTTCGACGACGCTGTCGGCGAACTGGTGAACACCACGGGAGCGGGGCCGTTCGTCGGCTACTACAACGATCCGGACGCCACCGCGGAGCGGATGCGACACGGCATGTACTGGGCGGGCGATTTGGCCTATCGCGATGCCGACGGCTTCATCTACCTTGCCGGCCGCACCGCCGACTGGATGCGGGTGGACGGCGAGAACCTCGCGGCGGCACCGATCGAGCGGATCCTGGAACGACTGCCGCAGGTCAGCCAGGTCGCGGTGTATGCCGTGCCCGACGAGCGGGTCGGCGACCAGGTAATGGCGGCGCTGGTGCTTCGTCGCGGAATGGATTTGCGGCCAACCGATCTCGAGCAGTTCCTGGCCACCCAGCGCGATCTCTCACCGAAGGCCTGGCCACGCTACGTGCGCATCAACGACGACCTTCCGACGACCGCCACCAACAAGATCCTCAAGCGTGAGCTGATCGCCGCCGGCATCGACGCTGCGGGCGGAGTGCTGCTGATCAGGGAACCGCGCGGCACGACGTATACGACTGCGACACAACCGGTTTCAGAGGCCGCGCCGTCCTAGCTCACTGCGCGGTACTGGGCGCCTCGCCAAATCGGGCCAGGACCAACGTGCCGCCTACGGCCACAACGAACCCCAGGATGACCAACCACCCCCAACCGGGCCGCGCGGTGTCACCCAGCCACAGCACGCCGACAAGTGCGGGCGCGATGGTTTCACCGACGACCATCGCGGCCACCGTGGTGGTGACGGATCCCCGCTGTAGGGCGGAGGTGAACAACAGAAACCCCGCGGCGCCACCCGCGGCCGCGGCGTACAGCGCCGGGCTGGTGTAGAACGCGGACTTGGTCGGGTCGATCTCGTCGACCAGGCGCACTCCGATCTCGACGACGCCGAATCCGCTTCCGGCACCGAGGCCCAGGACCAGCGCACGTTCGCGGTCGGGCAACCGGCCGGCCACGGCGCCGACGAGGAAGATGGCGGCGGCGACGACGATCAGCGCCCAGCCAAGGCCGGCCGGCCCATGCTGGAAGTGGCCTGGCCCGGCGGCACAAGCGAGCGCAAAGAGGCTCACGCAAACCACACCGACCGCGGTCCACTCGGCCTTGGACAGCCGAGTCGAGAGCACCCACGCCGACACGATGCCGGTGACCGCGATCGAGGCGGCCAGCGCTGCGGCGACGACGTAGATCGGCACCAGGCGAAGCGCCGCGACCTGCAGCAGGAAACCGACGCCGTCCAGGCCAATGCCCGCGATGTAGCGCCACTGCCGTACGGCACGTAGCAGCAGCATCGCGTCGACGCCGGAGGTACCGCCTGATTCCACCGACCGCGCCGCGACAGCCTGCAGTACCGAGGCGGTGCCGTAGCACACCGAGCAACCCAGAGCGAGTAGGAATCCGATCAGCACAGTGCAGACAGTAGCCGAGGCGGAGTTCGTGGGCAGGGCCTGCGGCGCAGGACGACAATGGCGCCGTGGGGCATTCACCGGCGTGGAGGGGATAGCGATGACGGGTATCGAAGGCAAGGTCGTGGCCGTCACCGGGGCGAGCGGCGGGATCGGCGAGGCGACCGCGCGTCTGCTCGCCGGACGCGGCGCGCGCCTGGTCCTGGGAGCCCGTCGCGTCGAGCGCCTTGACGAAATCGCAGGCGAGCTATGCGATCACGGAGGACAGGCCGTCAGTTGCCGGGTCGACGTCGCCCGTCGGGAGGATCTCGAGCGGCTCGTCAGTACCGCCGTCGACCAGTTCGGTCGCCTCGACGTGTTGGTGAGCAACGCCGGAATCAGCAAGATCGGGCCGATCTCCGAGCTGGACGTCGACGGCTGGGCGGCAATGATCGACGTCAACCTTCGCGGGGTGCTGCACGGATTCGCCGCGGCACTCCCGGTGTTTCGCCGACAGGGCCGCGGACACTTCGTGACGACGGTCTCGACGGCCGGGCTGAAGATCGTGCCGACCATGGCGGTCTACGCGGCGACCAAAAACGCGGTGCGCACGGTGATGGAAGGTCTGCGCCAAGAGTCGACCGATGGCGTGATCCGTACGACGTCGATATCGCCGGGTTTCGTTGACACTGAACTCGACAAGTCGATCGACGACGTCGTGTTGCGCGAGCAGATCCGGCGCGCGATGAACGACGTCGGTATTCAGCCGGACGCGGTCGCACGGGCCATCGCGTTCGCCGTCGAGCAGCCCGACGAAGTGGAGGTCGGGGACATCACCATCCGGCCCGCGGTCCAGGGCTAGCGGTGTCGGCTCACGAACCGTTCGACCGCATCGGCGATCTCTTGGGGCTTGTCTTCCTGTAGGAAGTGCTTTGCCGGCAACAGGATTGAATCGGTGGCGCCCGCGGCTCGTTGCGCTTGGATCCCCCAGCGCCGCCAGGGGAGCATCCTGTCGCGCGCGCCCCACACGACTTGCACGGGGTACGGTCCGTCCCGGACGGCGTCGAGATAGAGCTTTTCCTTCGCGGCGGTCAGCTCGAAGCCGCGCATGATCTTCAGGAACGCCCGCCCCCCGTCGTCGCCGAATAGCAGGGGCACCCAACACGCGATCTCCGCGGCGGGAACATGGCGGCTGACCCCGACGAGTCGCATGATCGACAGAAATGCGCCCGGTACGCGCAGCGATGCCAGCCACGCTTCGCCGATACCCCGGTGGGCGAAAGGTTCCATCGGCCATGGCCGGTGGAACGACTCCACTTCAATGATGGTGTTCAGCAACGTCATCGACAGCACCCGCTCGGGTACGGCGTTGGCCACCTCGAAGCCGATGGGCCCGCCGATGTCGTGCACGACCAAGTGGAAGCGGTCGAGTTGCAATTCGTCGATCGCCGTCAGCAACCATCGGCCAAGTCCGGTCCAGGTGTAGTCGGCGTCGATGGGCCGTTCGGCAAACCCGAGGCCCGGCAGGTCGATTGCGATGCCGCGCAAACCGGTCCCGGCCAGCGCCGGAACGACTTTGCGGTAGAGGTAGGCCGACGATGGCACACCATGCACGCATACCACCGGGGGTGCGTCCGGCGGACCGGCGTCCAGGACGAATGAGGCGATTCCCCCGGCGGTGAAGGAACGGCCCGATGACCGATATCGTTCAAGCAGCCGATTGGTCCTTGCGGTGCCCATGCAGACATGAAACGTCACGCCACGCGAAAAGCTTCCGTTCGGCGTTAGGCCGCGACCCCTAGCCTGACGGAAGTGTCTGGCCCGCGGGCCAGCACAGTGGCGCGAGGTAGTGCAACACCAGGGCGGTGACTACGCCGTAGCCGAGATGCGGAATCAGATCGCTGATCCAGTCGACGGGGCTCCATGTGAGCGGGTCGGTGACCCCGAGAACGGTCATCGGTCCGTTCGTGCCCATCAGGGCGATCGCCGAGGCGACGAGCGTGGCGACCAGTAGTCCGGGCCGCCAGCCTAGGGCATACGCCACCCCGAGGACGATGCCCATGCCGATGCCCGCGGCATACCCGGTCAGCGCGCCGAGGCCGGAGATCCGGTTGGCGAGCACGTCGCCGCTGCCGGGAACCGTGAGGCCGAACAGCCTCGCCATGGCTTCGACGGTTCGTTCAGGCGTACTGCTGGTCGGACGGCCTCGCACCGCGATGTCGAGGTAGGTGATGACATTCAGTGCGGTGGTGCCCGCCGCGCCGGCGGCCGCGCCGCATAGCACGCCCGGCCAGAGCCGTTTACCTTGCAGGCCCGACAAAATGGCAGATTGCCTGATTTCCATGACGACCGTCTCCTCGGCTGTGGCTCTACACAGCATGCCGCAAAGGATCTAAAATTAGGCACGTGAGTAATCGCACGGCCAGGACTCCTGGTGAGGTGCACACCAACCCTGCGCGTCTTCCGCAATCACAGGCCGCCCCAGCACTTCCGGGCGCCGGCCCGGCGCACGGGCTGTAGTCGGCCGACAAGTATGCGCGCAGAGGTTACTGTGGATGGGGTGGCGATCTACAAAGGCAGAACGGTAGCAGCGTTGTGCGGTGGTGCGGCCGTACTTGCCCTGGCGTTCGGCGGTATTGGCTCGGCTGACGAGTCGCCGAGCAGCACTGCTGTTCCGGCGTCCAGCGTGGCGCCCACGCCGCCAGGGAATAGCGGCGGCGCCCTGCGGGTCAAACCCGCCGGCGGCGGCGGTGGCTGCATCAGCGGCCTGAACTGTGGGCCCATCAATCCCGACCGGCCGCCGCCCCCGAAGCGCCCCCCGCGTCTCGTGCATGGTCCGGGGGATCCTCTTCCATTGCCGCAGCATCCATAGCCGGTTAGCTCAGCGCTGGCCCGCCATCCGTATCCCGCATAGGTTTCCTATCATTTGGTAATGAGCGCCGGTGAGCTGGATACCGTGAGCTCGCCGGCATTCACCGACGAGGACTCGGCACTGTTTCGCGCGGCCGGATGGTGGTCCGACTCGACGCTGTCGGACGCGGTGCGGCGTAACGCCGAACGATCACCGGACCGCGTTGCCTATTCCGACGAACCCGGCACTTCACTGACATGGCGCGAATTCGATTCTGCGGCTAATAATTTGGCGGGCCAGCTGGCCGGGATCGGCATCGGGCGCGGAGACCGAATTGCGGTGTGGCACGGCGACTCCAGCGCGATCCACATGCTGTTCGTTGCGATCGAGCGTTGTGGTGCCGTCGTCGTCGGCATCGGGGCGCGCGCCGGGGCCCGTGAGGTCGGCGCGCTGCTGCGCAACGCGGCGCCGAAGATCCTGATCAGCGACCCCAAGCACAGCGATGACGCGGCCCGGGCCACCACGGAGTCATCGGTGTCCCTGCTGATCCTGGGCAAGGAAGCCGGAACCCCGCGGCTGAACAGCGACGCGCGCCCCAAGGCGGTCGCCGCCGAATCTCAACTCGGTCCCGACGATGTCTTCCTGATCAACTCCACGTCGGGGACCACCGGCCTGCCCAAGTGTGTCGTGCATACGCAGAATCGATGGCATTACTTTCACCAGAAGGCCGTCGCCAACGGGTTGTTGACGTCCGACGACGTGTTCTTGCCGGTCATCCCCATGCCTTTCGGTTTCGGAATATGGACCAGCCACACCACCCCGATCTATCTGGGCGCCAGCTC from the Mycobacterium lentiflavum genome contains:
- a CDS encoding flavin-containing monooxygenase gives rise to the protein MPEVSDAIVIGAGFAGLYAVHRLATSGLSVIAVEAAPDVGGTWYWNRYPGARCDVESVDYSYSFDDDLQKSWQWSERFAAQPEILAYLRHVADRFELRRHYRFGLDVVGATFDLGDGRWHVQTATGQTYAARFLLCATGCLSAVNRPNIAGVEDFSGEVYFTAAWPREDPDLRDKLVGLIGTGSSGIQVTPIIAAQARKLVVFQRSANYTIPMPNRPWSIEELREIQEQYPERRRASAYASAGTPHGTYPKNAVDAGPEEQAEALWKRWREGGVLFAKTFPDQTSDLAANDVARRFAEERIREIVTDPVVATDLIPVDHPIGTKRICTDNGYYASFNRDNVELVNLRREPIREITPHGVRTSEATYPLDVLIFATGFDAMTGALTRINPCGPGGERLRDIWHDGPLTFLGLMVPGLPNLFTISGPGSPSVLANMVLHAEVQVDWVIDLIHAARQQGASEVEPRLDAAVAWTDQVAQAAERTLFPRAASSWYLGANIEGKKRTFMPYIGGFGTYRRHCDDVAQHNYAGLVLTTRSKGK
- a CDS encoding alpha/beta fold hydrolase, with the translated sequence MGTARTNRLLERYRSSGRSFTAGGIASFVLDAGPPDAPPVVCVHGVPSSAYLYRKVVPALAGTGLRGIAIDLPGLGFAERPIDADYTWTGLGRWLLTAIDELQLDRFHLVVHDIGGPIGFEVANAVPERVLSMTLLNTIIEVESFHRPWPMEPFAHRGIGEAWLASLRVPGAFLSIMRLVGVSRHVPAAEIACWVPLLFGDDGGRAFLKIMRGFELTAAKEKLYLDAVRDGPYPVQVVWGARDRMLPWRRWGIQAQRAAGATDSILLPAKHFLQEDKPQEIADAVERFVSRHR
- the fadD1 gene encoding fatty-acid--CoA ligase FadD1, giving the protein MPETVQQLLRLRRHDDTPAIAHGEATWTWREHLAEAEAEAAAVIALADPDRPLHVGAALGNSPPMLRAMAAAALGGYVLCGLNTTRRGPALLSDIQRSDCQILLMDDEHLPLLEGLDLAGIQVLNVGSVRYADLVAAAPPMTAHREVTAADTFMMIFTSGTSGNPKAVRFAHGMAIMCGASLVFQYDITAADVCYLAMPLFHSNGVAAGWAVAVGSGALMVPAKFSPSRFIDDVRRYGVTYLNYVGKPLSLILSTPERPDDADTTLRMAFGNEATDRDITEFARRFGCRVVDSFGSSEFAVIVVREDGTPPGSIGKPYPGVSIYDPTTLTECAVAQFDEHGALTNFDDAVGELVNTTGAGPFVGYYNDPDATAERMRHGMYWAGDLAYRDADGFIYLAGRTADWMRVDGENLAAAPIERILERLPQVSQVAVYAVPDERVGDQVMAALVLRRGMDLRPTDLEQFLATQRDLSPKAWPRYVRINDDLPTTATNKILKRELIAAGIDAAGGVLLIREPRGTTYTTATQPVSEAAPS
- a CDS encoding DMT family transporter — encoded protein: MLIGFLLALGCSVCYGTASVLQAVAARSVESGGTSGVDAMLLLRAVRQWRYIAGIGLDGVGFLLQVAALRLVPIYVVAAALAASIAVTGIVSAWVLSTRLSKAEWTAVGVVCVSLFALACAAGPGHFQHGPAGLGWALIVVAAAIFLVGAVAGRLPDRERALVLGLGAGSGFGVVEIGVRLVDEIDPTKSAFYTSPALYAAAAGGAAGFLLFTSALQRGSVTTTVAAMVVGETIAPALVGVLWLGDTARPGWGWLVILGFVVAVGGTLVLARFGEAPSTAQ
- a CDS encoding SDR family oxidoreductase, which gives rise to MTGIEGKVVAVTGASGGIGEATARLLAGRGARLVLGARRVERLDEIAGELCDHGGQAVSCRVDVARREDLERLVSTAVDQFGRLDVLVSNAGISKIGPISELDVDGWAAMIDVNLRGVLHGFAAALPVFRRQGRGHFVTTVSTAGLKIVPTMAVYAATKNAVRTVMEGLRQESTDGVIRTTSISPGFVDTELDKSIDDVVLREQIRRAMNDVGIQPDAVARAIAFAVEQPDEVEVGDITIRPAVQG